A stretch of Cicer arietinum cultivar CDC Frontier isolate Library 1 chromosome 5, Cicar.CDCFrontier_v2.0, whole genome shotgun sequence DNA encodes these proteins:
- the LOC101505786 gene encoding uncharacterized protein, translating to MEAQQQHSPNLEECLKLLKGERDEQRLAGLLLVTKFCKADNHSSLRKVYDAVGSRFLDRLLRTGMGKGTISSGGDNNRDAYLSLSVTVLAALCRVPEIASSEDMSSKIPLILEVMATQSGSSVLEECCEFLYLVLTASENGIMRFYESRGIKVLASQLPSLQDGSHLVEISIKLLQLILSRMSLDTIQNDYLSELSVIVAAIARQFAILHNSLKFEALHLLNAILSSTGSSQLLHTLQLRPQDSWSYNVRVGITAVLQNRVGXXERLQALILAECMVSIFGEDWLISQVNTNDTQDPTPADMCLLLVLEQSRVEIAVLLNELAYLKYEAPQDTSATAEAYSLKQRNVAVAYSLVEKIIKLISNVGENDGNVLDEGTLTKLILQLNETIAVVLEYLEDAKVHGQKKGDDLLASVRIIGSYLAEAPLACKEKVRDILGYMLSIEGADEQRPFHSVCFLLPLLCQITMEVEGCKALASCGGLNAVLDCFSKLIGSSGYMVEDDGCVFLACDTIMNLLLKKDKVRLMLHESAFVDLLKALAYWSENTDDISSMMMASSICALIFDYTSEEALLNLPNFNHGTLSSLYQLIARCLASSEQDTKTDMDLSEIISAGFSRWAHRYPRIREAIKI from the exons ATG GAAGCACAACAACAACATAGCCCGAATCTTGAGGAGTGCTTGAAACTACTGAAAGGAGAGCGAGACGAACAACGCCTTGCTGGGCTTCTTCTGGTCACCAAGTTCTGCAAAGCTGACAATCATTCCTCACTTCGCAAGGTTTACGATGCCGTTGGTTCTCGCTTTCTTGATCGGCTACTCAGAACTG GTATGGGAAAAGGAACCATATCCAGTGGTGGAGACAACAACCGGGATGCATATTTGAGCCTATCGGTTACAGTTCTTGCTGCTCTTTGTCGAGTTCCAGAGATTGCATCCTCAGAAGATATGAGTTCCAAGATTCCACTAATATTGGAAGTAATGGCCACCCA ATCTGGCTCATCTGTTCTTGAAGAATGCTGTGAATTTTTATACTTGGTATTAACAGCTTCAGAAAATGGAATCATGAGATTTTATGAATCGAGAGGCATCAAGGTACTAGCTTCTCAGTTGCCTTCTCTACAAGATG GTTCGCATCTGGTGGAAATATCTATTAAACTTTTGCAATTGATTCTGAGCAGGATGTCATTAGACACAATCCAGAATGATTACTTATCTGAGCTCTCAGTTATT GTGGCTGCAATTGCAAGGCAGTTTGCTATCTTGCATAATTCCTTGAAATTCGAAGCTCTCCACCTCCTCAATGCCATTCTTTCTTCAACTGGTTCA TCACAACTTCTTCATACTCTCCAATTACGGCCTCAAGATAGCTGGTCATACAATGTCCGTGTCGGTATCACGGCCGTTTTGCAGAATCGTGTTGG NNNNNNTGAAAGGCTTCAGGCTCTCATTTTAGCTGAGTGTATGGTTTCCATATTCGGGGAAGATTGGTTGATTAGCCAAGTAAACACTAATGACACACAAGATCCAACTCCAGCTGACAT GTGTCTGTTGCTTGTGCTGGAGCAGTCGAGGGTTGAAATTGCTGTTCTTCTGAATGAgttagcctatttaaaatatgaagcGCCTCAAGATACTTCAGCTACTGCTGAGGCATATTCTCTTAAGCAACGAAATGTGGCTGTTGCCTACTCTTTGGTTGAGAAGATAATAAAACTCATTTCAAATGTTGGTGAAAATGATG GGAATGTCCTCGATGAAGGCACATTAACAAAGCTGATTCTACAACTTAATGAGACAATTGCTGTTGTGCTAGAGTATTTAGAAGATGCAAAG GTACATGGCCAAAAGAAAGGGGATGATTTGCTTGCGTCAGTGCGAATTATTGGGAG CTATCTAGCAGAAGCACCGCTTGCATGCAAGGAAAAGGTTCGAGATATTTTAGGGTATATGCTATCTATTGAAGGTGCAGATGAGCAAAG GCCCTTCCACTCTGTCTGCTTTCTGCTACCTTTGTTATGTCAAATTACTATGGAGGTTGAAGGATGCAAAGCTCTGGCTTCATGTGGAGGACTTAATGCT GTTTTAGATTGCTTCAGTAAATTAATTGGATCAAGTGGTTATATGGTTGAGGATGATGGTTGTGTCTTCTTGGCATGTGATACAATAATGAACCTTCTACTGAAG AAAGACAAAGTGCGGTTGATGTTACATGAATCAGCTTTTGTTGATCTTCTTAAAGCATTGGCTTATTGGTCAG AAAATACTGATGACATATCAAGTATGATGATGGCTTCAAGCATTTGTGCACTGATATTTGATTATACATCCGAAGAGGCTCTTTTAAACCTTCCCAATTTTAACCATGGCACTCTTAGCAGTCTTTATCAGCTCATTGCAAGATGTTTGGCTTCATCAGAACAG GACACGAAAACGGATATGGATCTATCTGAGATTATATCTGCTG GTTTCTCTAGATGGGCTCATAGGTACCCCCGCATCAGAGAGGCAATCAAAATATGA
- the LOC101504505 gene encoding uncharacterized protein: MSSSSSREKSRGPVLRSLSPSGRFCSYTTSSSPFSTPSSAFASSTNASFSSHSSAFFTHDHHYHHHHHNSHHRSASPTRVNLYSNNPLSSGVRFSIDSRSISPNRPISNQIITTKKNRPISAQKKTCMCSPTNHPGSFRCSLHKNNGNNNSADSYPSNRLNMRRSAMKNSLVRIGGVEGEWVKRALTALIRPSSHQQRRRSAFEPRPSRLSVMSKAEDL, translated from the coding sequence ATGTCTTCCTCGTCCTCTCGTGAAAAGTCACGTGGACCTGTTCTACGTTCACTTTCACCCTCTGGTAGATTTTGTTCCTATACAACTTCAAGTTCCCCTTTCTCTACACCTTCATCAGCTTTCGCTTCTTCCACCAACGCTAGCTTTTCATCTCACTCGTCCGCTTTTTTTACCCATGACCATCActaccatcatcatcatcataatagTCATCACCGTTCAGCTTCACCCACACGTGTCAATCTATACAGCAATAACCCACTTTCATCTGGAGTCCGGTTTTCAATCGATTCCCGGTCCATCTCACCGAACCGGCCAATTTCGAATCAAATCATTACCACGAAAAAGAACCGTCCAATTTCGGCTCAGAAAAAGACGTGTATGTGTTCACCAACGAATCATCCCGGTTCGTTCCGATGCAGTCTCCACAAGAACAACGGAAACAACAACAGCGCAGATTCGTATCCTTCGAATCGTCTCAACATGCGTAGATCGGCGATGAAGAATTCGCTTGTCAGGATCGGTGGCGTTGAAGGTGAATGGGTGAAAAGAGCTTTAACTGCATTGATTCGACCTTCTTCGCATCAACAGAGGAGGAGATCGGCATTCGAGCCAAGACCTAGTCGTCTCTCCGTCATGTCCAAGGCTGAAGATCTTTGA
- the LOC101505453 gene encoding uncharacterized protein produces the protein MFCYRRLLLFCFSVTFFSLLFHSSTSSLLSHSQTQLTSGNENEGNGVVFYRLYEIAAAPYENSPLPLAAERTRRKDPLDGFNKYTNGWNITDHHYWASVAYSAIPIFSIATIWFLGFGLCLLLLIVSYFCRKREPYGYSSTYYTLSLILLILFTFTTMIGCAVLYIGQGSFHRSTTATLQYVVYQADSAVDKLRNVSDYLAQAKLVGIDRVFLPTNVQTDIDDAETDINASVATISDKTKENSDNIQDLLDSVRLALIIIAAVMLVLTFLGFLFSIFGMQLLVYILVIAGWFLVTGTLILCGLFLILHNVTADTCVAMNEWIQYPTANTALDDILPCVDKATAQETLLRSKEVTSELVNLVNQVITNVSNINFAPNFTPLYYNQSGPLMPLLCDPFHPDMTDRQCDSGEVNLSNATQVYGNFVCQVSATEICMTQGRLTPTFSNQISAAINVGNALYNYAPSLIDLQDCTFVRETFSDIYNDHCPALRRYTRWIYVGLIMVSFAVKFSLIFWVVYGRERKHRLYTKVSKEMSIPTRATPAPTNALAIY, from the exons ATGTTTTGTTACCGCCGGCtacttcttttttgtttttctgtCACATTTTTCTCCTTATTGTTTCACTCTTCCACTTCTTCTTTGTTATCACATTCTCAGACACAACTCACTTCAG gGAATGAAAATGAGGGAAATGGTGTAGTATTTTATCGGTTGTATGAAATAGCTGCGGCACCATACGAGAACTCACCACTTCCCTTAGCTGCAGAGAGAACACGAAGAAAAGATCCTTTAGATGGCTTCAATAAGTACACTAATGGATGGAATATCACTGACCATCATTATTGGGCT TCTGTGGCATATTCTGCAATTCCTATATTCAGCATTGCAACAATCTGGTTCTTGGGCTTTGGCTTATGTTTACTACTTCTCATTGTTTCTTACTTCTGTCGAAAAAGGGAGCCTTATGGTTATTCATCAACATACTATACACTTTCCCTTATTCTTCTAATATTGTTCACATTTACAACAAT GATTGGTTGTGCAGTTCTTTATATTGGACAAGGAAGTTTTCATCGCAGCACAACTGCGACATTGCAGTATGTTGTATATCAAGCTGATTCTGCAGTTGATAAACTGAGGAATGTTTCTGATTACCTTGCTCAAGCTAAACTGGTCGGAATCGATCGTGTTTTTCTCCCTACTAATGTTCAAACTGATATCGATGACGCAGAAACTGATATCAATGCTTCTGTTGCTACAATTTCTGATAAGACAAAGGAGAACTCAGACAACATACAAGATCTCTTAGATTCTGT GAGGCTGGCGCTTATCATAATAGCTGCAGTTATGTTAGTCTTGACGTTTCTTGGATTTT TGTTCTCAATTTTTGGCATGCAGCTACTTGTGTATAT CTTGGTAATCGCAGGATGGTTTCTTGTTACTGGCACCCTTATCTTATGTGGTTTGTTCCTTATTCTCCACAA TGTGACAGCAGATACATGTGTAGCCATGAATGAATGGATCCAATATCCTACTGCAAATACGGCACTAGACGATATTCTACCCTGTGTGGACAAAGCCACTGCACAAGAAACATTGTTACGAAGCAAAGAAGTTACTTCTGAACTAGTCAACTTGGTGAACCAAGTTATTACCAATGTCTCTAACATCAATTTTGCACCCAATTTCACGCCACTGTATTACAATCAATCTGGTCCCCTGATGCCTCTCCTCTGTGATCCTTTTCATCCTGACATGACAGATAGACAATGTGATTCTGGTGAAGTGAACCTAAGCAATGCAACACAG GTGTATGGTAACTTCGTGTGCCAAGTTTCAGCAACAGAAATATGCATGACCCAAGGGCGTTTAACCCCAACATTCTCAAACCAAATATCCGCTGCAATAAATGTGGGTAACGCCTTATACAATTATGCCCCATCCCTTATTGACCTACAAGACTGTACCTTTGTTCGTGAAACATTCAGTGACATATATAACGACCATTGTCCTGCTCTACGACGTTATACTAGATGGATTTATGTTGGATTAATAATGGTCTCTTTTGCTGTGAAGTTTTCTTTGATCTTTTGGGTTGTGTATGGGAGAGAGAGGAAACATCGTCTATATACAAAAGTGTCAAAAGAGATGAGTATTCCCACAAGGGCCACACCAGCACCAACAAATGCACTTGCAATATATTAG